Sequence from the Thermococcus nautili genome:
CTGTGTTTTCTCGATGGTTACCGGTTCCTCCACTGTCTTCACGTCGAGTTCTCCCTTTGTGGCCACTGGTCCGGGAGTTAGTTCAACGTCCACAGGCATTACGTTGACCCTGAAGCCGTACGTTCCAATGACGGGGCCCTCTGGTTTTGATTGCAGGTTGGACAGTATTGCAAAGCCCCGGAAGTGCAGCACCGCTCCTGAGGCGGTTGTTTCCCTCCAGATGGCTATGAAGGAATTCCCGTTTGCGCTCACTCCCACGGGCTCTGACAAGAACTCAGGCAGGGTCGTTTTTTCCCATGGCATTCCATTGGAGACCGCGACAAAGCTACCAACCACTATTCCCATCGTGTCGGTTTTTATGACCGCGTAGGTGGTGTTAAGGCCATCGTTGCAGGCCAGCCTGAACGCCTCAACGACAGTTGGCTGGAAAAGGAGGTAGTTTCCTGAAACGGTCAGCGCCGGTGCCGGTTCCGTTGAAGATGTTCTCGTGCTCAGGACGGTGACGTTTTCACTTTTTTCAGTGCAGGTTTTCTCAGGAATCAGGATGTACAGCTTGGCCCAGATGGTGGAGTTCCCGACGATTGCCCCAAGAACCGTCCCGTTTGAGGAACCTCCGAGAAAGTAGACTGTATTCCCCAGCGAGAGCGCCGATTTTATGAAGAACCCCTTGAGCGAACTCGTCACCTTCCACGTTCCAACTGGGTTGCCCTCTTTATCGAGCCTCAGGTAGTACCAGTTCCTCTCATCGTGCAGTATCAGGTAGTATCCGTCCCCAACCTTTCCAATCGCCGTGCTGTAAAGTTCTCCGGGGCCGTGAGGTATCCTGTACTCCCTGGCCCAGAGGAGTTTCCCGTTTCCGTCGAGTGCCAGGACGACCGGAACCGTGACCTGCTCGTTCCCCCTGAAGCTGTCAACGTGGGTCGCGATGAGTATCTCATTTCCCGCCTGAACAGCGTCGTCAACGGTCATTATCCAGCCCGGGCTCACGTTGAGCAGGTAATCCTTGGACCACAGGAGTTTTCCGTCCCTGTCGAGTTTAATCACCCAGATGTCTGTGTGATTTCCCTCGTCGCTCTGCCCGATGAGAAGGATTGAGCCGTTGGCGGTTGCCCTGAAAATTCTCGGTGAGGGGTGCAACGGGGCACCTTTTACGTTCTCGCCCCACTTAAGCGAGCCGTTGGGGTAGAAGTCCCCAACCCAGGCCCCCGGAACCACTGGCGTTCCATTGGAGGTCATGTTGAACGGAACAACAACCACGAAGCCTCCATCTCCATCGCTTCCTACACCCGCTATCACCTCTGGATACGTTGCCATACCTTCTGGCGGCGCAAGTATGACCGCAGAACCGCTGACAAGGCCAATCGTAAGCAATGCAACAAACACAGCTGGGGGAACCCTCCAAGACATATCTACCACCAAATCCAACTTTGCAGAGGAAATATAAAAAGATTTCTTGGGGGAACACAACTACTCGTCTAAGATGTTCAGCACGTCGAGCCTCTCGCACCAGGCTTTCTTCCCGAGCAAATCGCTAACGCTCGGCTTAGTTCTCCCCTTGTCGCCCGAAACCAGCTCCTTGATGTAGAGCCCTCCGTCGGTGACGAGACGAAGCTCGAAGTGCTTCTCGTCAACCCACCTCGCCTCGGCCTCGTGAACCTTCCTCACCCTCACCTTGTCGGCCCTCGCCTTCCTGACGCGCCAGGGCGTTCTCTGGTGTATCTCAAGCCCCTCCAGCTTCCTCGCAACTTCCTCGGCTTCCTCCGGCGTTATGCCCTCCTCGACGAGAACGAGAGCGAGGTATTCCTTCCTGTGGTTCTTAGTTAGAACCTCCTCGGCTTCCTTCGCCGAGACGAAGCGAAGATTAAGAACCTCCACCTTCCCACTCGCGTTTATCTCCTCCGCTATCTTCCGGAGGTCAACCCTTCTCCTCCTCGGGCTCTTAATTTCAACTATGAAGGGCCTTCCGTTGCCGAGGGTTCTGACATCAACGTCCTCTCTCCCCGCGCCTTTGAAGACGCACTTACCTTCGAAGGCCTTCGAAAACGCCCGACAGATTATCGAGGCTACGCTGTCCTCGAAGTCGGGCAGAGGCGTCTGGGGAATCCTGCGCACGAGCTTTCTATAACGCCCGTAAACGTAAACCGGGTTGATTTGAAGCTCTATCTCACCAGAGAACGGCTCGACTATGAAAACAAGGTCGGGGTTCTTCGAGGTCTCTTTTTCCATTGCCCTCCCAAAGGCCTTGCCGAGCTCGCGGTTGAACTCACGGTTTATCGGCTCGGCGGTGTCAATATTGAACTCCTCCCAGATAGCCTTCTCTTTCTCCTTGATTTCCTCCGGGAAGCGGGAACCGACGAGAAACGTCTCGAACTCGATATCCTTGCTCGCTTCCTCCATGGCCTCCACGAGCTCGGGAATCCTCTCAAAGACGTTGTGGCAGAGCTCACACTCCTCTGGCTCAGCTATCGGTTCTAAGCCCCTCGCGGAGCGCTCCATGTTGAGGACGAACCTTATTGCTTTCCCCCGCTCCTCGTTCGTCCCCTTACCGAGCCTGGCGAAGAGCCTGCCGAGGCAGTGGTCGCAGAGTTTGTGCTCCTCAAGAACCCTTTCGGCCTTCTCGACTATCATCGTCCCACCCTAAAGTTTTTTATTCCTCCTCCCAAGTTCCTCCGATGGCCACTCGACGGGAACGGATAATAAGCCTTTTGGAGGAGCGGGATTATTCGGTGAGCGAGTTAGCCCAGGTTCTCGGAATCCGGGGCAGGGGGAGCAAAAAGCTCATTCTGGAGGACCTCAAGGCGATTCAGAAAATCCTAAGGCGCGAGGGAAAGGTTCTGCTTGTCAAACCGGCCGAGTGCAGGAAGTGCGGTTTCGTTTTCAGGCCCGAAATCAACATTCCCTCCCGCTGTCCGCGCTGTAAGAGCGAGTGGATTGAGGAGCCGAGGTTCATGATTGCCGAGCGGTGAGGCAAAAGCCCTTATAAGCCGGGCCCCTATTCTCATCGGTTGAAGTGTACGAGGGGATGCTTATGAGGAAGGTTGAGGAGTTCATGAAGAGACATGGACTTGAGGTAGGCGACCTCGTGAGGGTCGTCAAAAGGGAAGGGGACGAGAGAATTACCTTTGAGGGCCTCGTGATGCCTCCGTACGAGCTTTCGCCCGGCGAAACGCTGACGATAAAGCTCGACAACGGCTACAACGTCGGCGTTCTCATTGATGCAATCGAGGGCGTTGAAATCCTTGAGAAGGCCGTCGAGAAGCCGAAGATGGAGTTCAAGGAAGTTCTCCCGCGGAAGGAGGGCCTCCCGAACGTCAGGATTCTCGGAACCGGAGGAACGATAGCGAGCAGGATTGACTACAAGACTGGGGCAGTTCACCCTGCTTTCACCGCCGAGGAGCTTGCGAAGGCCGTCCCGGAGATATTCGAGATGGCCAACGTTACGCCCGAGCTCATAATGAACATTTTAAGCGAGGACATGAAGCCGGCCTACTGGGCGAGGATAGCCGAGGAGGTAGCCAAAGCCCTCAACGGCGGTGAGGACGGCGTTGTGATAGCGCACGGAACTGATACAATGGCCTATACCGCCTCGGCCCTGAGCTTCATGCTGAGGAACCTTACGAAGCCGGTCGTCCTCGTTGGTGCGCAGAGGAGCTCTGACAGGCCGAGCAGTGACGCGGCCATGAACCTCACCTGTGCGGTCAGGATGGCGACGAGCGACGTTGCCGAGGTCATGGTGGTGATGCACGGCGAGACGAGCGACACCTACTGTTTAGCCCACCGTGGAACGAAGGTCAGGAAGATGCACACCAGCAGGCGCGATGCTTTCAGGAGTATAAACGACGTCCCGATAGCAAGGATATGGCCGAAAGGTGGGATAGAGTTCCTCAGGAGCGACTACAGGAGGAGAAGTGAGGGAGAAGTCATAGCCGACACGAAGATTGAGGAAAAGGTTGCAATCCTGAAAATCTACCCAGGAATCAGCGGTGAGCTCCTCGACTTCCTCGTTGATAAGGGCTACAAGGGTGTTGTGATAGAGGGAACCGGTCTCGGTCACGTTCCGCAGGACTTCATCCCCCACGTCCAGCGCGCGGTCGAGGAAGGCGTGGCAGTCTGCGTCACGAGCCAGTGCCTCTACGGCAGGGTGAACCTAAACGTCTACTCCAACGGCAGGAAGCTCCTGAAGGCGGGGGCGATACCCTGTGAGGACATGTTGCCAGAGACGGCCTACGTCAAGCTCATGTGGGTCCTCGGCCACACGAGGGAGCTTAGTGAGGTAAGGAAGATGATGCTGACGAACTACGCCGGCGAGATTACGCCCTACACGAGGTACGACACGTTCTTGAGGTGATGAAGATGACCGAGAAGTTCGATTACAAGGAGCTCGGCCTTAAGGTCGGTCTTGAGATTCACAGACAGCTCGATACCAAGAAGCTGTTCTCGCTCGTTCCGAGCGAGCTGACCGAGAAGGTGGACTTCACCTTTGAAAGACGCCTCAGGCCCACGATGAGCGAGCTCGGCGAAATTGACCCCGCGGCACTTGAGGAGTTCAAGAAGGGGAGGAAGTACATTTACGAAGGCAACTACGAGCTGAGCGACCTCGTTTATATGGACGAGGAACCGCCAAGGGGACCTGACAGAGAGGCTTTGGAGGTTACACTTCAGATTGCCTACCTGCTGAACGCCAAGCCCGTTGACGAGGTCCACTTCATGCGTAAAATCGTCATTGACGGCTCGAACGTTTCGGGCTTCCAGAGGACGGCGATAATAGCGCTCGACGGAAGGGTTGATACTCCATGGGGAAGCGTTGGAATCCCGACGATATGCCTTGAGGAAGACGCCTGCAGAATCGTCGAGAGGAAGGAGAAGGAGGTAATCTACCGCCTCGACCGCCTCGGCATCCCGCTCGTTGAGATAAGCACGACACCGGACATACACCACCCGGAGCAGGCTAAGGTGGTCGCGAAGTACATCGGCGACGCCCTGAGGGCCACCCGGAAGGTCAAGCGCGGTCTCGGAACGATAAGGCAAGATTTGAACGTCTCGATTAAAGGTGGCACCCGCGTCGAGATTAAGGGAGTGCAGGAGCTCGACATGATTCCGCTCATCATCGAGAGGGAAGTTGAGAGACAGCTTAACCTGCTCAAGATAAGGGACGAGCTCCGTGAGAGGGGTGTTAAGCCTGAGGACATTAAGGAGGAGTTCTACGACGTTACCGACGTCTTCGAGAACACTGAGTCCAAGATAATCGCCCGGACGATAAAGAAGGGCGGTAAGGTTTTGGCAGTCAAACTGCCGAAGTTCAGGGGTTTAATCGGCAGGGAAATTCAGCCCGGCAGGAGGCTCGGCACTGAGATGGCCGACAGGGCCAAGAAGTACGTGAAGGGCATCTTCCACATCGATGAGTTACCGAATTATGGAATTACAGAAAAAGAGGTTAATGCAGTTATTGAAAAACTCAACCTCGGAGAGCTCGACGCCTTCGTTCTCGTTGCGGCGGACGAGGAAACGGCAAAGAAGGCCCTCCGCGAGGTGATTAAGCGCGCGAGAGAAGCTATAGAGGGCGTCCCAGAGGAGACGAGGAGGGCCCTGCCCGACGGAAACACTCAATACATGCGCCCGCTCCCCGGAAAGGCGAGGATGTATCCTGAAACGGACATACCCTCGATTTTCATTCCGCCTGAGGAGAAGGAGAGAATTAAGGCCAACCTGCCAGAGCTCCCGCAGGAGAGGGTTGAGCGCTACGTGAAGGAGTATGGGATTGACAAAAGCCTGGCAGAGACCCTCGTAAACGACGAGCGCGACGAGCTCTTCGAGGAGCTCGTGAAGAAGGGAGTAAAACCCTCGCTGGCCGCTTCAATCCTCGTGGTCGTCCTCAAGGGCCTCAAGAAGGAGGTTCCGATTGAGAACATCACGGACGAGCACATCAGAGAAGCATTTGAGCTTTACCTCGACGGTAAGATTGCCAAGGAGGCCTTTGAGGAGATATTCAAGGAGCTTGCGAAGAATCCGGAGAAGACCGCCGAGCAGGTGGCAGAGGAGAAGGGTCTAACGCTCCTCAGCGAGGAAGAGGTTGAGAAAATCATTGATGAGGTAATCCAGGCAAACATAGACGTCATCAAGGCCAAGGGAATGGGCGCGATGGGCATGATAATGGGAAGGGCAATGGCAAAGCTCCGCGGAAGGGCCGACGGCAAGCTCGTGAGCACCTTAGTGAGAAGGAAGATTCGGGAGCTGAGCGGGAGCTAACTTTTTAAGTTCTTTTTCTTACTTTTATTGATGGTTAAGGCAAAGTTCGTTGTCAGATACTTCGTGGTCGACTCTAGGGATGTTGATGTCAGAAAACTGGCGGGGACTTATATAGCCCTGCCTAGCCCTGACGTGGAGAGCCTGTACTGGGCACTTTATCAGATTCTCATGTCGGAGAGTAGTGCAACGGTTATCAAAACGCCAGAAGACATCTATTACGTCGCTGAAGGCGCTCACGTTATTAAAAACGCCAAGGAGAGCTATGAGTTCATTATACGTAGAGAAAACGGGCTAAGGAGGGTTGCTGAAGAAATACTCGGTGTGAAGAGGCTCAAGCTCGACACCGTTGTGAATATCGTCCAGGCCGCTCTTTGGGGTTTGGCAATCCTCCTCGGCTACTTGGGCTACAAAAACGACGCTCTCAACGAGGTTTCCTCATACATGGCCCTTCTCTTTCTGCTCTCTGGGGTTATTGAGAACTTCAGAAGGGGCTACAAAAAGCGGGAGCGGGTCAGAGCATCGGCTCCTCATCACGCCTCAGAGTGAGGGAAAAGCGCTCATCATCCCCGTTTCCGTTTTCCCTCTGCCCTTTTAAAGCCTGCCTTACCAACGCGGGGCGAAAACCATTTAAAGCGTGAAGTCGTTTTCTCTCCGATGAAGTTCGTCAACGCCGTCCCAATCCTCTACTACGAGCTCAACGTTCCGCCGGAGAGGGTTAGGGAGGCCTTTCCTTTGGCACTTGAGTTCAAGAACCCTACTCCAGAGAGCTTCTCAATCGTGCAGCCACCTGGAAAGAACGCGGGACTGCTCGTGATTGATGTCAAAGCTGAAAACCGCTACGTCTTCGTCCTTTCGGTTAAAGATGAGCTGGTTTTAATCAACGAAACCTTACCGAGAGTCTTTGTAATCCATCCAAAGAACCTCGGAGAGTTTTTCAGGGCCCTCGCTGAGGACGAGCTTGAGAGCCTCAAGGGCACCAAGAGGAAGGGAAAGTGGTGGCGTTTTCTCATAGACTTCGCCGCAACTTCGGGGGTCATTTACATCGAGAACGAGCTTCACATAGGCTTCTGGACGGCGATTCTCCTGGCTGTAATCTTCGCGGAGGTTGAGTACCTCTTCGGCCCCAAGCAGGTCAAGGGACCTGCCACTGAGCTCGATGAGAAGACAGTCAGGAAAATGTACGAGGTTTCGGAGAAGAAGGGAAAGGTGGTGAAGGTCTCCCTTTAGCGTCCCAGCTCCTTGTGGGCTTTCGCGAGGTGCTTCGCCGCTATCGCCGCGAGGAGCGAGAGTTCCCCAGCCAAAACCGCTCCCGCAACTATCTCCGCGAACTTCTTGGCGTTTGTTCCAGGTGGGTCGCCCCCTCCAGCGACGCCCATAATGCTTAAAGCCTCCCTCTGGGTCGGGACGCGCGTTCCTCCCCCAACCGTTCCGATTTCGAGGCTCGGCATTGTTATGCTGATGTAGAGGTCTCCCTCAGGCGTAACTTCGGCGAGGGTTATGCCGTGTGAACCTTCGGTAATCTGTGCCTCGTCCTGCCCCGTGGCGAGGAATATTGCCCCGACTATATTGCCGAAGTGGGCGTTGAAGCCGTAAGAGCCGGCCTGGGCCGACCCGACGAGGTTCTTGCGGTAGTTCACCTCCGCTATGAGTTCTGGCGTCGTCTTCAGCTTCCTCTCGACTATCTCACGCGGAATTATTGCCTCCGCTATCACCGTCTTACCGCGTCCGTTGATGAAGTTCATCGCGTTGGGTTTCTTGTCAACGCAGAGGTTGCCAGAGAGAGCGAGATAGCGAACGTCGGGGAACTTCTCTTCGATGACCTTCATTATCTCCTCGCTCGCTATCGTCACCATGTTCATTCCCATAGCGTCGCCGGTCTCGAACTCGAAGCGCAGGTATAGGTTGTTGCCCACTATGAAGGGCTTAACGTCCCTGAGCTTTCCGTGCCTGGTGACCTTGCTGACGGCCTTCTCCTGGAGGTAGTCGATGTTCTCCTTCACCCACTCCGCGACTTCCCTCGCCCTCCTCGCGTCAGGGCACTTGAGGAGCGGTGCACGGGTCATCTTGTCGTCGATAAGCGTCGTTTTGACGCCACCTGCCTCGGTCAGGGCGGAGCAACCGCGGTTCACGCTGGCAACGAGCGCCCCCTCTGTTGTGGCGAGGGGTATGTAGAACTCGCCCTTCGCGTACTCGCCGTTGATTTTGAGCGGTCCGGCAACGCCCATGGGTATCTGGACGACGCCTATCATGTTCTCGATGTTCCTGCCGATGACCTGCTCGGGGTCTATGCTGTAGTGCCCGATGTGTTCGAGCTTCACGCCGAGCTTTTTCTCAAGGGCCTTTCTCCTGACCTCGGTCGCGGTTCTCTTGTCCGTGTACTTCTCAACCTGGTGGAGCTTTACCTCTCCCTTAACGACCTTCTCAACGAGCTCCTCAAACTCCATTTCAACACCCCCAGAATCAGCCGAAAATCCATTCCTCGAGGACTTCTCCGATTTCCTTGAACGCGACGGCGGCGTCGCTGTTGGGGAGGTACTTGATTATCGGAACTCCAACGTTTATGGACTCGGGGACGTTGTAGTCGAAGGGAACCCACCCGAGAACCGGGACGTCCAAATCCTCTTCTATGGCTTCTATTATCTTATCAACGACATCGGCGCTCTCGCGAACCTTATTCAGGACGACGCCGATGTTGAGGTTGTACTTCTCCCCGAGGGCCTTCAGTTTTTCTATCTCGTTCTTAACCATAGTCTCGAACGAGTAAATCGGAGAACGCTCTATTTCAACGACTATAAGCTGATAGTTGGCGACCTGAAACGTTGGGAGGGTATCAAAGGGAACACCCGTGGGGGAGTCGACAAAAACGACGCCGAACTTGTACTTCACCCTCTCAAGGATGTCAACGAGCCTCCTCGGAGAGATTCCAAGGACGTCCTGAAGCTGTGTGCTCCCCGGCATCACGTAGACGCCGGTTTCCTTGTGGCGGTATATGGCCCACTCCGGGTCAACGTCCGGGTTCTTTAGGAGGGTGTGGACTGTGTATTTAACCGTGTCTAGGGCGAAGTGAAAACCGAGGTTGGGCAGGTAGAGGTCGCCATCAACGGCCAGAACGCGGTACTCCTTCATGGCAAGGTAAGAGCTAAGGTTCGCCGTTGTGGTTGTTTTGCCGGCTCCGCCACGCCCCGTTACGACTATCAGTGCCATCGCTACCCCTCTAAGCTTCTCTGTTGGGAGTTGAGGATATAAGGTTTCCGATTGAACTTCCGTCGGTACGTCGCTTTCTGCGTATGCACCTACACAATTCTGTCCAGTGATGGGCCTTAAGGACTCGATGAACACAAAAGGTTTATATCGTCCCCGTTTAGATTCCCATTGTAAGGTTAAGGAGATGGTTGCCATGGCTGAAAAAATGCCCGCTATTATGAAGACCAAACCTGCCTACGGGGCGGAGCTCGTTGAGGTTGACGTTCCCAAGCCCGGGCCGGGCGAGGTTCTTATCAGGGTTCTCGCGACGAGCATCTGCGGAACCGACCTCCACATCTACGAGTGGAACGAGTGGGCGCAGAGCAGGATTAAACCGCCCCAGATTATGGGCCACGAGGTCGCTGGAGAGGTCATCGAGGTTGGCCCAGGTGTTGAGGACCTTCAGGAGGGCGACTACATAAGTGCGGAGACACATATCGTCTGTGGAAAGTGCTACGCCTGCAAGCACAACCGCTACCACGTCTGCCAGAACACCAAGATTTTCGGCGTCGATATGGACGGTGTCTTCGCGACCTACGCCATCGTTCCGGCCCAGAACGCCTGGAAGAACCCCAAGGACATGAAGCCCGAATACGCCTCACTCCAGGAGCCCCTTGGCAATGCAGTTGATACCGTTCTTGCCGGCCCGATAGCGGGCAGGAGCACACTCATAACCGGAGCCGGCCCGCTCGGACTGCTCGGTATAACCGTCGCGAAGGCGAGCGGTGCTTACCCGGTCATCGTGAGCGAGCCAAGCGACTTCAGGAGAAAGCTCGCCAAGAAGGTTGGGGCGGACTACGTTATCAATCCTTTTGAAGAAGACCCTGTTGAGGTCGTCATGAGCATAACCGACGGAGCGGGAGTTGAGGTCTTCCTCGAGTTCAGTGGTGCCCCCAAGGCCCTTGAGCAGGGCCTTAAGGCGACGACCCCTGGAGGAAGGGTCTCCCTGCTCGGGCTGTTCCCGAGGGACGTTACGCTCGACTTCAACAACCTGATAATCTTTAAGGCCCTTGAAGTTCACGGCATCACCGGAAGGCACCTCTGGGAGACATGGTACACCGTCTCAAGTCTCATCCAGAGCGGAAAGCTCAACCTCGACCCGATTATCACCCACAAGTACAAAGGCTTTGACAAGTTTGAAGAGGCCTTCGAGCTCATGCGCGCCGGAAAGACCGGCAAGGTCGTTTTCTTCCCGAAGGAGTGATTTTTCCTCCTTTTCTTTCACCGCAATTCTTAAGTAAACCCTTCCCCACTTCCCCCGGAGGTGTTGGAATGGAGCTGAGTTATCAGGAGAAGCTCACCCTCATCAAGCTCAACGAACTGAAAAAAGCGAAATTCGAGGAACTCGTTAAAGAGACCGGTCTCGAGCAGGTAGCGGTCATGAGGGCAGTTCTCGGCCTGCAGGCAAAGGGTTTGGCCAAGCTCCACGAGAGGAGCGAGAGGGTCGTTAAGCTCACCGAGACCGGGAAGAAGTACGCCGAAATCGGCCTTCCAGAGTGGAGGGCCTTAAAGCTTCTCCGCGGGAGGGGAAAGGTCACGCTCGACGACCTCAGGGAGGTTCTCAGCGACGACGAGCTCAAGCCGATAGTTGGCCTCCTCAGGAAGGAGGGCTGGGCGAGCGTCAGGAAGGAGGACGGTAAGCTAATTCTCGAAATCACGGAGAAGGGGCTTGAAGCTGGGGAAAGGCCCATTGACAGGGCCCTAAAGCTCCTCGCCGAGAAGGGAGTCGTTCCGGTTAACGAAATCGAGAAGCTCGTTCCCGTCAAGGAGCTTAAGAGGAGAAAAATCGGCGAGGAGGAAACTGTAACCGAGAGGGAAGTCGAGATTACACCGGCAGGCGAGGAGCTGGCTCCGAAGGTGGAGCTGAAGCGGGAGGTTTCTGTTCTAACTCCGGAACTCATAAAGTCCGGCAAATGGAGGGAAGTTGAGTTCAGGAAGTTCGACATAAAGGCCCCTGTGAGGAGGATTTACCCGGGCAAGAAGCAACCCTACAGAGCGTTCCTCGACAAGATAAGGAGAAGGCTCATCGAGATGGGCTTCATCGAGATGACTGTTGAGAGCATGATTGAGACCCAGTTCTGGAACTTCGATGCCCTATTCCAGCCCCAGAACCACCCCGCCCGCGAATGGACCGACACATACCAGCTCAAGTACCCGAAGAGCGGGCACCTGCCCGATGAGGAGCTCGTTGAGAGGGTTAAGACCGCCCACGAGCGCGGTCTGGCCGGCTCGCGTGGCTGGGGCTACGTCTGGTCTCCGGAGAGGGCGATGCTCCTCATGCCGAGGGCGCACGGTACTGCCCTTGACGCGAGACAGCTCGCGAAAGGTGTCGAGATTCCAGGGAAGTACTTCACGATTCAGCGCGTTTTCAGGCCGGACGTCCTCGATAGGACTCACCTCATCGAGTTCAACCAGATTGACGGCTTCGTCGTCGGCGAAGAGTTGAACTTCAGGCACCTCCTCGGAATCCTCAAGCGCTTCGCTGTCGAGATAGCTGGGGCCAGGAAGGTTAAGTTCCTGCCCGACTACTACCCGTTCACCGAGCCCAGCGTCCAGATGAGCGCCTACCACCCTGAACTTGGCTGGGTTGAGTTCGGCGGTGCCGGAATCTTCCGCGAGGAGATGACTAAGGCTTTGGGCATAGACGTCCCGGTCATCGCGTGGGGAATCGGAATCGACAGGCTGGCCATGTTCAAGCTCGGAATAGACGACATACGCTACCTCTTCAGCTACGACCTCCGCTGGCTGAGGGAAGCAAAGCTGGTGTGGTGAGCGAAATGGCACAGAGCGTAAGGTACGACCCTGACGTTGATATCCTTTACGTTCAGCTCTCAAAGAAGAAGCCCGTTGATGCCGATATGAAAGGGGATGTGGTCATAGACCTCGATGAAAACGGAGAGGTCGTTGGCTTCGAGATATGGCGCGCGAGGGAGCTAATCCTGCCGGAGTTCATGAAGTTCATCGAGAAGATAAAGGCCGAAAGGGCCCACGTGGAGGGTTGAAGATGCCAAAGTTCGACGTGTCAAAGCGGGATTTGGAGAGGCTTGTCGGTAGGGAATTCACGGTCGAGGAGTGGGAGGACCTCTTCCTCTACGCCAAATGCGAGCTGGACGACGTGTGGGAGGAGAACGGTGAAATCTACTTCAAGGCCGACTCCAAGGACACGAACAGGCCCGACCTCTGGAGCGCTGAGGGGATAGCAAGGCAGATACGGTGGGCGCTCGGCTTCCAGAGGGGCCTGCCGGAATACGAGGTCGAGAAAAGCGACGTTACCGTTTACGTTGACGAGAGGCTGAAGGATATCCGTCCATACGGTGTTTACGCAATCGTTGAGGGGTTGAGCCTCGACGAAGAGGCTCTCAAGCAGATGATTAACCTCCAGGAGAAGGTGGCTCTGACCTTTGGAAGGAGGAGAAGGGAGGTAGCAATAGGCATCTTCGACTTCGACAAGGTGAAGCCCCCGATATACTACAGGGCGGGGGAGAAAACCGAGAAGTTCGTCCCGCTCGGCTTCGAGGAGGAGCTTACACTGGAGGAAATCCTTGAAAAGCACGAGAAAGGGAAAGAGTACGGTCATCTGATTAAGGACAAGCCCTACTACCCTCTCCTCGTGGACAGCGAGGGTAAGGTCCTATCGATGCCCCCGATAATCAACTCCGAAACGACAGGAAGGGTGACAACGGAGACGAGGAACGTCTTCGTCGACGTCACCGGCTGGGATTTGAACAAGGTCATGCTCGCCCTTAACGTCGTCGTTACTGCCCTGGCAGAGCGCGGAGGAAAGATTAGGAGCGTTAAAGTCGTTTATCCCGACTTTGAGATTGAAACGCCCGATTTAACTCCCAAGTCCTTCGAGGTCGAGCTGGACTACGTAAGAAAGCTCGCCGGCCTAGAGCTGAGCGACGGCGAAATCAGGGACCTCCTCGAGAGGATGATGTACGAGGTGAAGCTTGAGGACGGTAAAGCAAAGCTCCTCTATCCTGCCTTCCGCGACGACATAATGCACGCCAGGGACGTTCTGGAAGATGTCCTCATCGCCTACGGCTACAACGAGATTGAGCCTGAGGAGCCGAAGCTTGCCGTCCAGGGCAGGGGCGA
This genomic interval carries:
- the tdh gene encoding L-threonine 3-dehydrogenase produces the protein MAEKMPAIMKTKPAYGAELVEVDVPKPGPGEVLIRVLATSICGTDLHIYEWNEWAQSRIKPPQIMGHEVAGEVIEVGPGVEDLQEGDYISAETHIVCGKCYACKHNRYHVCQNTKIFGVDMDGVFATYAIVPAQNAWKNPKDMKPEYASLQEPLGNAVDTVLAGPIAGRSTLITGAGPLGLLGITVAKASGAYPVIVSEPSDFRRKLAKKVGADYVINPFEEDPVEVVMSITDGAGVEVFLEFSGAPKALEQGLKATTPGGRVSLLGLFPRDVTLDFNNLIIFKALEVHGITGRHLWETWYTVSSLIQSGKLNLDPIITHKYKGFDKFEEAFELMRAGKTGKVVFFPKE
- the pheS gene encoding phenylalanine--tRNA ligase subunit alpha yields the protein MELSYQEKLTLIKLNELKKAKFEELVKETGLEQVAVMRAVLGLQAKGLAKLHERSERVVKLTETGKKYAEIGLPEWRALKLLRGRGKVTLDDLREVLSDDELKPIVGLLRKEGWASVRKEDGKLILEITEKGLEAGERPIDRALKLLAEKGVVPVNEIEKLVPVKELKRRKIGEEETVTEREVEITPAGEELAPKVELKREVSVLTPELIKSGKWREVEFRKFDIKAPVRRIYPGKKQPYRAFLDKIRRRLIEMGFIEMTVESMIETQFWNFDALFQPQNHPAREWTDTYQLKYPKSGHLPDEELVERVKTAHERGLAGSRGWGYVWSPERAMLLMPRAHGTALDARQLAKGVEIPGKYFTIQRVFRPDVLDRTHLIEFNQIDGFVVGEELNFRHLLGILKRFAVEIAGARKVKFLPDYYPFTEPSVQMSAYHPELGWVEFGGAGIFREEMTKALGIDVPVIAWGIGIDRLAMFKLGIDDIRYLFSYDLRWLREAKLVW
- a CDS encoding MinD/ParA family ATP-binding protein, which produces MALIVVTGRGGAGKTTTTANLSSYLAMKEYRVLAVDGDLYLPNLGFHFALDTVKYTVHTLLKNPDVDPEWAIYRHKETGVYVMPGSTQLQDVLGISPRRLVDILERVKYKFGVVFVDSPTGVPFDTLPTFQVANYQLIVVEIERSPIYSFETMVKNEIEKLKALGEKYNLNIGVVLNKVRESADVVDKIIEAIEEDLDVPVLGWVPFDYNVPESINVGVPIIKYLPNSDAAVAFKEIGEVLEEWIFG
- a CDS encoding DUF2283 domain-containing protein: MAQSVRYDPDVDILYVQLSKKKPVDADMKGDVVIDLDENGEVVGFEIWRARELILPEFMKFIEKIKAERAHVEG
- the hmgA gene encoding hydroxymethylglutaryl-CoA reductase (NADPH); translation: MEFEELVEKVVKGEVKLHQVEKYTDKRTATEVRRKALEKKLGVKLEHIGHYSIDPEQVIGRNIENMIGVVQIPMGVAGPLKINGEYAKGEFYIPLATTEGALVASVNRGCSALTEAGGVKTTLIDDKMTRAPLLKCPDARRAREVAEWVKENIDYLQEKAVSKVTRHGKLRDVKPFIVGNNLYLRFEFETGDAMGMNMVTIASEEIMKVIEEKFPDVRYLALSGNLCVDKKPNAMNFINGRGKTVIAEAIIPREIVERKLKTTPELIAEVNYRKNLVGSAQAGSYGFNAHFGNIVGAIFLATGQDEAQITEGSHGITLAEVTPEGDLYISITMPSLEIGTVGGGTRVPTQREALSIMGVAGGGDPPGTNAKKFAEIVAGAVLAGELSLLAAIAAKHLAKAHKELGR
- the pheT gene encoding phenylalanine--tRNA ligase subunit beta, with the translated sequence MPKFDVSKRDLERLVGREFTVEEWEDLFLYAKCELDDVWEENGEIYFKADSKDTNRPDLWSAEGIARQIRWALGFQRGLPEYEVEKSDVTVYVDERLKDIRPYGVYAIVEGLSLDEEALKQMINLQEKVALTFGRRRREVAIGIFDFDKVKPPIYYRAGEKTEKFVPLGFEEELTLEEILEKHEKGKEYGHLIKDKPYYPLLVDSEGKVLSMPPIINSETTGRVTTETRNVFVDVTGWDLNKVMLALNVVVTALAERGGKIRSVKVVYPDFEIETPDLTPKSFEVELDYVRKLAGLELSDGEIRDLLERMMYEVKLEDGKAKLLYPAFRDDIMHARDVLEDVLIAYGYNEIEPEEPKLAVQGRGDKFVEFEDAVRELMVGFGLQEVMTFNLTNREAQYEKMNLQYGRDYFNNPPAELVEIENPISPKWSALRNWLLPSLLDFLSQNTHEEYPQRLFEVGKATLIDEDRETKTVSESKLAVVLAQPRVTFTDAKEILDSVMRHLGFEYELEEVEHPSFIPGRVGTVIVNGQTIGVIGEIHPAVLEKWGIEMPVAGFELFLRPLYTEPYL